One genomic window of Oryctolagus cuniculus chromosome 11, mOryCun1.1, whole genome shotgun sequence includes the following:
- the TMBIM4 gene encoding protein lifeguard 4 — protein sequence MGGGSVANMADPDPRYPRSSIEDDFNYGSCVASASVHIRMAFLRKVYSILSLQVLLTTVTSAIFLYCESIRVFVHASPALILVFALGSLGFIFALTLNRHKHPLNLYLLFGFTLLEALTVGIAVTFYDVYVVLQAFILTTAVFLGLTAYTLQSKRDFSKFGAGLFAVLWILCLSGILKSFFNSETMELVLAAVGALLFCGFIIYDTHSLMHKLSPEEYVLAAISLYLDIINLFLHLLRFLEAVNKK from the exons ATGGGTGGAGGTTCTGTTGCCAACATGGCCGACCCGGACCCCCGCTACCCGCGCTCCTCGATCGAGGATGACTTCAACTACGGCAGCTGCGTGGCTTCTGCCAGCGTGCACATCCGGATGG cctTTCTAAGAAAAGTGTACAGCATCCTTTCCCTGCAAGTTCTCTTAACTACAGTGACCTCTGCAATCTTTTTATACTGTGAATCTATACGGGTATTTGTTCATGCAAG TCCTGCCTTAATTTTGGTGTTTGCTCTTGGATCTTTGGGTTTCATTTTTGCATTGACTTTGAACAGACATAAGCATCCCCTAAACCTGTACCTTCTTTTTGGATTT ACACTGTTGGAAGCTCTGACTGTGGGCATTGCTG TTACTTTCTATGATGTGTATGTTGTTCTGCAAGCCTTTATACTGACTACTGCAGTATTTCTTGGTTTGACTGCATATACTCTACAATCTAAGAGAGATTTCAGCAAATTTGGAGCAGG ACTGTTTGCTGTTTTGTGGATTTTATGCTTGTCAGGAATCTTGAAG TCATTTTTTAATAGTGAGACAATGGAGTTGGTCTTGGCTGCTGTTGGAGCCCTTCTTTTCTGTGGATTCATCATCTATGACACCCACTCTCTGATGCATAAACTATCACCTGAAGAGTATGTGTTAGCTGCCATCAGCCTCTACTTGGATATTATAAATCTATTCCTGCACCTGTTACGCTTTCTGGAAGCAGTTAATAAAAAGTAA